Proteins co-encoded in one Odocoileus virginianus isolate 20LAN1187 ecotype Illinois unplaced genomic scaffold, Ovbor_1.2 Unplaced_Contig_30, whole genome shotgun sequence genomic window:
- the LOC110136624 gene encoding olfactory receptor 51F1-like gives MLPVQENMEILGNSTSKFLTFLLTGIPGLEFAHAWVSIPFCCLYATALCGNSMILFVIITQQSLHEPMCYFLSMLAAADLGLTVSTMSTTLGILWFDACEISLHMCIIQMFFLHGFTFTESGVLLAMAFDCYVAICDPLRYTTILTNYRIIQMGLLMVIRTVVLIVPLLLLLKPLNFCGGNALSHSYCYHPDVIKLACSDTRANSICGLIDLILTTGVDTPCIVLSYILIIHSVLSISSPQERRKVFSTCVSHIGAVSIFYIPMISLSFVHRYGRSAPKVVHSMMADMYLLFPPVLNPIIYSVKTKQIRKAILSLLMK, from the coding sequence ATGCTACCAGTCCAGGAAAACATGGAAATCTTAGGTAATTCAACATCTAAATTTCTAACTTTCTTGTTGACTGGAATTCCTGGCCTAGAGTTTGCCCATGCTTGGGTCTCCATTCCCTTCTGCTGTCTTTATGCCACTGCCCTCTGTGGGAACAGCATGATCCTGTTTGTCATCATCACCCAGCAGAGTCTCCACGAGCCCATGTGCTATTTCCTCTCCATGCTGGCAGCTGCTGACTTGGGTTTGACTGTTTCCACAATGTCAACCACATTAGGTATCCTCTGGTTTGATGCATGTGAAATCAGTCTACATATGTGCATTATCCAGATGTTTTTTCTTCATGGGTTTACCTTCACAGAATCTGGGGTGCTGCTGGCTATGGCCTTTGActgctatgtggccatctgtgaTCCTCTAAGGTACACTACCATTCTCACTAATTATAGAATCATTCAGATGGGTCTCTTGATGGTTATACGCACTGTAGTATTAATTGTACCACTACTTTTGCTTCTTAAGCCCCTCAATTTTTGTGGAGGGAATGCACTTTCCCACTCCTACTGCTATCAtccagatgtgattaaattagcATGTTCAGATACTCGGGCCAATAGCATCTGTGGATTAATTGATCTCATCCTGACCACAGGAGTAGATACGCCATGCATTGTCCTGTCTTATATCTTGATCATTCACTCTGTTCTCAGTATTTCCTCCCCTCAAGAACGACGCAAAGTTTTTAgcacctgtgtctcccacattggagcaGTTTCTATTTTCTACATCCCCATGATTAGCCTGTCATTTGTGCATCGCTATGGGCGATCAGCTCCCAAAGTAGTCCATTCAATGATGGCCGATATGTacctgctttttcctcctgtgctCAACCCCATCATCTACAGTGTAAAAACAAAGCAGATTCGTAAGGCTATACTCAGTCTTCTTATGAAATAG